From Tubulanus polymorphus chromosome 9, tnTubPoly1.2, whole genome shotgun sequence, a single genomic window includes:
- the LOC141910791 gene encoding uncharacterized protein LOC141910791 isoform X2: MMQETEEPADHRLETTVEKKNAPKIDAKQLRKSLNSRKLKAQKKKQQAKKTTLLDPYEEATWPDVPRTEQTNILQTLKRHFIDLRLDQHYAVDGKTKNERITERNSFNQKHPDIIELRCQFVCGMNEVMKHLERDNLRCVMICRSSPVQLTKMLIPLLATRGCPAVCMHDFSAIFGELLRRKCLTTLGIKKRGENENAGLDSIVDYVNEVSKPIEFMGLSNAASSIDEETLEENCDEESDDDSEVDEIVSCHGDESSAGGTDFNDLYVMRKDWKTDFKTNADFIKIDTTDSDSDMSDRETKTKFEAENKPLVMDGILGFASKSESDSKSGIKRKPVKKKFVSDNSRQKPDYKAAKIQKMAPRPDKTRKPKEEKKSLK; this comes from the exons ATGATGCAGGAGACAGAAGAACCCGCTGACCATCGTCTAGAAACCACGGTCGAGAAGAAAAACGCGCCGAAAATAGACGCGAAACAACTGCGAAAATCGTTGAACAGCCGAAAGTTGAAAGctcagaaaaagaaacaacagGCGAAGAAGACCACGTTACTCGACCCGTACGAGGAGGCGACGTGGCCTGACGTTCCCAGAACTGAACAGACGAATATTCTACAAACTTTGAAACG TCATTTTATCGATCTACGATTGGATCAGCATTACGCGGTCGATGGTAAAACGAAGAACGAAAGAATTACGGAACGAAACTCGTTTAATCAGAAACATCCGGATATCATCGAACTGAG GTGTCAGTTCGTGTGCGGAATGAACGAAGTTATGAAACATTTAGAACGAGACAATCTACGCTGCGTGATGATCTGTCGATCGTCGCCTGTTCAACTGACTAAGATGTTAATTCCATTACTCGCCACCAGAGGGTGCCCAGCTGTCTGTATGCACGATTTCAGCGCGATATTCGGCGAGTTATTACGGCGGAAATGTTTGACAACCTTAGGAATAAAG AAACGcggtgaaaatgaaaatgcggGTTTGGACTCCATCGTGGATTATGTGAACGAAGTTAGCAAACCGATAGAATTCATGGGATTATCAAACGCGGCGTCTAGTATCGACGAGGAGACATTAGAGGAAAATTGTGATGAGGAAAGTGATGATGATAGCGAGGTCGACGAAATAGTTAGTTGCCATGGCGATGAGTCATCAGCAGGCGGGactgattttaatgatttgtACGTAATGCGGAAAGATTGGAAAACCGATTTCAAAACTAACGCGGATTTCATTAAAATAGACACGACGGACTCGGATTCAGACATGTCTGATCGGGAAACTAAGACGAAGTTCGAAGCGGAAAATAAACCACTCGTTATGGACGGGATCTTAGGATTCGCGTCAAAGTCAGAATCGGACTCGAAATCTGGCATTAAACGCAAACCggtgaaaaagaaattcgttTCAGACAATTCGCGCCAAAAACCGGATTATAAAGCagctaaaattcaaaagatgGCGCCACGTCCCGATAAAACGCGTAAACCTAAAGAAGAGAAAAAAAGTCTGaagtga
- the LOC141911023 gene encoding galactoside alpha-(1,2)-fucosyltransferase 2-like — protein MMFIRTLIGLMDPTRRHFLAILCMMLFVISTVYIVYQTTAMTNKQQLQIITDKQRPQTKRTTPKPTPKKIDKNVAANSSMTVFTQGRLGNNMFQYAALVGVALARGNVPIYLNEGNGLRKIFDISAEKYPDSEYQSRVTKNSNRYNENCCFFDPKLMKTVKIKGNFVLWGFFQNWRYFHPHASDQLRREFTFRKPVTDAAESFLANATANYTRKHRTKRHSTKVTYVGIHVRRGDITNAHNHDKLGMRQPTIDYFNKAMAIMERLYDNVLYVICSDDLKWCREKFGSMPNTAFCPGTDRLVDLAILSKSNHSILTIGSFGFWGAFLANGTTTYFGSARAPGTWAARLFSYEQYFMPWWIKIP, from the coding sequence ATGATGTTTATCCGTACATTGATCGGATTGATGGACCCTACGAGGCGGCATTTCTTAGCTATTTTATGCATGATGTTATTCGTCATTTCTACTGTCTATATTGTGTATCAAACGACAGCAATGACCAATAAACAACAACTTCAGATTATAACTGATAAACAGCGTCCGCAGACGAAACGAACAACACCTAAACCTACACCGAAAAAAATCGATAAGAACGTCGCCGCTAATTCTAGCATGACGGTCTTTACACAGGGAAGGCTGGGCAATAATATGTTTCAGTACGCCGCTCTTGTTGGAGTAGCGTTAGCAAGGGGTAACGTGCCCATCTACCTCAACGAAGGAAACGGTTTGCGGAAAATATTCGACATAAGTGCTGAAAAATACCCGGACAGTGAATACCAATCCCGAGTCacgaaaaattcaaatcgCTACAATGAGAATTGTTGCTTTTTCGACCCGAAGTTGATGAAAACTGTCAAGATCAAAGGCAATTTTGTGCTGTGGGGATTTTTTCAGAATTGGCGCTATTTCCATCCGCACGCGTCCGATCAGCTGCGACGAGAGTTCACGTTCAGGAAGCCGGTTACAGACGCAGCCGAATCCTTCCTGGCGAATGCAACGGCAAATTATACACGAAAACATCGGACAAAAAGACATAGTACAAAAGTGACATACGTGGGCATTCATGTTCGTCGTGGGGACATTACGAACGCACATAATCATGACAAACTGGGTATGCGGCAACCGACGAtagattatttcaataaagcGATGGCAATTATGGAAAGATTATACGATAACGTTTTATACGTGATATGCAGTGACGATTTGAAATGGTGCCGCGAGAAATTCGGCTCGATGCCGAACACGGCGTTTTGTCCCGGCACGGATCGTCTTGTCGATCTGGCGATCTTATCGAAATCAAACCACTCGATTCTAACGATCGGATCGTTTGGATTCTGGGGCGCGTTTTTAGCCAACGGCACGACGACTTATTTCGGCAGCGCCAGGGCACCCGGCACTTGGGCCGCTCGTCTATTTAGTTACGAACAATATTTCATGCCGTGGTGGATCAAAATTCCGTAG
- the LOC141910791 gene encoding uncharacterized protein LOC141910791 isoform X1 produces MRLKISKLSNIMMQETEEPADHRLETTVEKKNAPKIDAKQLRKSLNSRKLKAQKKKQQAKKTTLLDPYEEATWPDVPRTEQTNILQTLKRHFIDLRLDQHYAVDGKTKNERITERNSFNQKHPDIIELRCQFVCGMNEVMKHLERDNLRCVMICRSSPVQLTKMLIPLLATRGCPAVCMHDFSAIFGELLRRKCLTTLGIKKRGENENAGLDSIVDYVNEVSKPIEFMGLSNAASSIDEETLEENCDEESDDDSEVDEIVSCHGDESSAGGTDFNDLYVMRKDWKTDFKTNADFIKIDTTDSDSDMSDRETKTKFEAENKPLVMDGILGFASKSESDSKSGIKRKPVKKKFVSDNSRQKPDYKAAKIQKMAPRPDKTRKPKEEKKSLK; encoded by the exons ATGCGGCTGAAAATTTCGAA GTTATCAAACATCATGATGCAGGAGACAGAAGAACCCGCTGACCATCGTCTAGAAACCACGGTCGAGAAGAAAAACGCGCCGAAAATAGACGCGAAACAACTGCGAAAATCGTTGAACAGCCGAAAGTTGAAAGctcagaaaaagaaacaacagGCGAAGAAGACCACGTTACTCGACCCGTACGAGGAGGCGACGTGGCCTGACGTTCCCAGAACTGAACAGACGAATATTCTACAAACTTTGAAACG TCATTTTATCGATCTACGATTGGATCAGCATTACGCGGTCGATGGTAAAACGAAGAACGAAAGAATTACGGAACGAAACTCGTTTAATCAGAAACATCCGGATATCATCGAACTGAG GTGTCAGTTCGTGTGCGGAATGAACGAAGTTATGAAACATTTAGAACGAGACAATCTACGCTGCGTGATGATCTGTCGATCGTCGCCTGTTCAACTGACTAAGATGTTAATTCCATTACTCGCCACCAGAGGGTGCCCAGCTGTCTGTATGCACGATTTCAGCGCGATATTCGGCGAGTTATTACGGCGGAAATGTTTGACAACCTTAGGAATAAAG AAACGcggtgaaaatgaaaatgcggGTTTGGACTCCATCGTGGATTATGTGAACGAAGTTAGCAAACCGATAGAATTCATGGGATTATCAAACGCGGCGTCTAGTATCGACGAGGAGACATTAGAGGAAAATTGTGATGAGGAAAGTGATGATGATAGCGAGGTCGACGAAATAGTTAGTTGCCATGGCGATGAGTCATCAGCAGGCGGGactgattttaatgatttgtACGTAATGCGGAAAGATTGGAAAACCGATTTCAAAACTAACGCGGATTTCATTAAAATAGACACGACGGACTCGGATTCAGACATGTCTGATCGGGAAACTAAGACGAAGTTCGAAGCGGAAAATAAACCACTCGTTATGGACGGGATCTTAGGATTCGCGTCAAAGTCAGAATCGGACTCGAAATCTGGCATTAAACGCAAACCggtgaaaaagaaattcgttTCAGACAATTCGCGCCAAAAACCGGATTATAAAGCagctaaaattcaaaagatgGCGCCACGTCCCGATAAAACGCGTAAACCTAAAGAAGAGAAAAAAAGTCTGaagtga
- the LOC141911074 gene encoding F-box/SPRY domain-containing protein 1-like: MKFSSGILEIIFSYLELEDLRNCALTCKSWYRILNDENNDVWRFHCVRKLAEVALKSNILSNVPTYKAKLKSFFHAWNPNDCSRNMYIKDNGFTIHRNPVAQSTDGSRGKIGFKNGRHCWEIWWEGPLGTVAVIGIATKKAPNQCHGYVALLGSDDQSWGWNLVDNNLLHNGDCQGNYPQLNNAPKYQVGERIRVILDCEDNTLAFEKNYEFLGVAFRGLPDTHLYPSVSAVYGNTEVSMVYLGQPLDG, from the exons ATGAAATTCTCATCGGGAATTTTGGAGATAATTTTCAGCTATTTGGAGCTGGAGGACCTGAGAAACTGCGCGCTGACCTGCAAGTCCTGGTATCGAATCCTGAACGACGAGAATAACGACGTTTGGCGCTTTCACTGCGTCAGGAAACTCGCCGAAGTGGCCCTGAAATCGAACATTCTCAGCAATGTACCCACTTACAAGGCGAAATTAAAATCCTTTTTCCACGCCTGGAACCCGAACGACTGTTCGCGCAATATGTACATTAAAGACAACGGATTTACGATCCATCGCAATCCGGTCGCGCAAAGCACGGACGGCTCACGCGGCAAAATCGGTTTCAAAAACGGCCGACATTGTTGGGAAATTTGGTGGGAAGGACCGCTCGGTACGGTCGCCGTGATCGGCATCGCGACGAAAAAAGCGCCGAATCAGTGCCACGGATACGTAGCGTTACTAGGCAGCGATGATCAGAGTTGGGGTTGGAATCTGgtcgataataatttattacataacGGAGATTGTCAGGGCAACTACCCTCAATTAAACAATGCTCCGAAATATCAG GTTGGTGAACGAATACGGGTTATACTAGACTGTGAAGACAATACTCttgcatttgaaaaaaattacgaaTTTTTAG GAGTTGCATTTAGAGGATTACCAGATACTCATCTTTACCCTTCAGTATCAGCAGTTTACGGCAATACAGAAGTATCAATGGTGTACTTAGGTCAACCGCTGGACGGATAG
- the LOC141911022 gene encoding galactoside alpha-(1,2)-fucosyltransferase 2-like: MMFIRTLFSLMDPTRRHLLVSICGMLFVISTVYFLFDTKAMTSKQQPTTSTKKLRRQTTTEKQRPQTLTEKQRPQTLTEKQRPQTKRTTPKPTPKKIDKNVAANSSMTVITLARLGNNMFQYAALVGVALARGHVPIYLNEGNGLRKIFNISAEKYPDSEYKSRVENNTNRYNETCCLFDPKLMKTVKIAGNFVLNGFFQNWRYFHPHASDQLRREFTFRKPVTDAAESFLANATANYTRKHRTKRHSTKLTYVGIHVRRGDITTIGYRIMGMRQPTMDYFKKAMTIMESLYDNVLYVICSDDLKWCREKFGSMPNTAFCPGTDRLVDLAILSKSNHSILTIGSFGFWGAFLANGTTTYFGSARALGSDADIVFSYDQYFMPEWIKIP, from the coding sequence ATGATGTTTATCCGTACATTGTTCAGTTTGATGGACCCTACGAGGCGGCATCTCTTAGTTAGTATTTGCGGGATGTTATTCGTAATTTCGAccgtttattttttgtttgataCGAAAGCAATGACCAGTAAACAACAACCTACGACTTCAACTAAGAAACTACGTCGACAGACGACAACTGAGAAACAGCGTCCGCAGACGTTAACTGAGAAACAGCGTCCGCAGACGTTAACTGAGAAACAGCGTCCGCAGACGAAACGAACAACACCTAAACCTACACCGAAAAAAATCGATAAGAATGTTGCCGCTAATTCTAGCATGACGGTCATTACACTGGCGCGATTGGGCAATAATATGTTTCAGTACGCCGCTCTTGTTGGGGTCGCGTTAGCTAGAGGTCACGTGCCCATCTACCTCAACGAAGGAAACGGTTTGAGGAAAATATTCAACATAAGTGCTGAAAAATACCCGGACAGTGAATACAAATCTCGAGTCGAAAATAATACCAATCGCTACAACGAGACTTGTTGCCTTTTCGACCCGAAGTTGATGAAAACTGTCAAGATCGCAGGGAATTTTGTGCTTAAtggtttttttcagaattggcGTTATTTCCATCCGCACGCGTCCGATCAGCTGCGTCGTGAATTCACGTTCAGGAAGCCGGTCACAGACGCAGCCGAATCCTTCCTGGCGAATGCAACGGCAAATTATACACGAAAACATCGGACAAAAAGACATAGTACAAAATTGACATACGTGGGCATTCATGTTCGTCGTGGCGACATTACAACCATCGGCTATAGAATAATGGGTATGCGGCAACCGACGatggattatttcaaaaaagcgATGACAATTATGGAAAGTTTATACGATAACGTTTTATACGTGATCTGTAGTGATGATTTGAAATGGTGCCGCGAGAAATTCGGCTCGATGCCGAACACGGCGTTTTGTCCCGGCACGGATCGTCTGGTCGATCTGGCGATCTTATCGAAATCAAACCACTCGATTCTAACGATCGGATCGTTTGGATTCTGGGGCGCGTTTTTAGCCAACGGTACAACGACTTATTTCGGCAGCGCCAGGGCACTCGGTTCAGATGCCGATATTGTCTTTAGTTACGATCAATATTTCATGCCGGAATGGATCAAAATTCCGTAG
- the LOC141911312 gene encoding ribonuclease H2 subunit B-like codes for MAEELGRVKQNQCILILPETSLSAQDTENGQNFYQIRHPKTGESCLFMISNGGTRLHEVIKFDESYRSWFIGNHVQQDGGLYLVTPMDPIFLLLPYLQKSLKDNRSVPLEDILTDSTYSDLYRIKNCLGMEQLDLIADTRGVDDDLMAYRYNQEKTLTWLKTKVRRLADNLKKRRFIIDSGQSDVFIKSMKQNESNIEEYLLYSHGIISDYLPDDLSQKLKDYMGLKDPEIECPTPVKLQEESNEEPPLKKLKMEKENGPKEDYSQQLPKDAKKTNMKQSRAQKKLNQVDTKGMKSLTNFFSPKSK; via the exons ATGGCAGAAGAGCTAGGAAGAGTAAAACAGAATCAATGCATCCTCATTTTACCTG AAACGTCTCTCAGCGCTCAAGATACAGAAAATGGTCAGAATTTCTATCAAATCAGACATCCCAAAACAG ggGAATCGTGTTTATTCATGATTAGCAATGGAGGAACTCGGCTGCACGAAGTGATCAAATTTGATGAAAGCTATCGTTCGTGGTTCATCGGAAATCATGTTCAACAAG ATGGTGGTTTATATCTGGTTACTCCGATGGATCCGATATTCTTACTATTGCCGTACCTTCAAAAGTCTCTCAAG GACAATCGCTCGGTACCATTAGAAGATATCCTCACCGATTCAACCTACAGCGACTTATACCGAATCAAAAACTGCCTAGGTATGGAGCAGCTGGACCTAATCGCTGACACTCGAG GTGTGGATGATGATTTAATGGCTTATAGATACAATCAAGAGAAGACGCTAACTTGGTTAAAAACCAAG GTTCGCAGACTCGCCGATAATCTGAAAAAGAGACGATTCATCATCGATAGCGGCCAATCAGACGTCTTTATTAAATCTATGAAACAGAATGAGTCGAATATAG AGGAATATCTGTTATATTCGCACGGAATCATATCTGATTATTTGCCCGATGATTTGTCTCAGAAATTAAAAGATTACATGGG tttgaaAGATCCTGAAATCGAATGTCCGACGCCAGTAAAACTTCAAGAAGAATCAAATGAAGAACCGCCTTTAAAG aaattgaaaatggaaaaagaaaatggTCCAAAGGAAGACTACTCACAGCAGCTTCCTAAGGACGCCAAAAAG ACGAATATGAAACAGTCGAGAGCGCAGAAAAAACTCAACCAGGTCGATACAAAAGGAATGAAATCTCTGACGAATTTTTTCTCTCCCAAATCGAAATAG